In Vagococcus luciliae, one genomic interval encodes:
- a CDS encoding Na+/H+ antiporter, translated as MAVLEATILLIILVILSNIISHYLVAIPTALIEIAVGVIAALFLHLDIELQTDWFMLLFVAPLLYNDAKHFPKKELWELRTPIFANAILLVFLTTIAGGLLINLFIPQVSLSLAFALAAVLSPTDPVAVQGIAEQVKLPKRILTLISGESLINDASGLIAFKYALAAFLTGSFSLRQATGDFIYMTLIGILIGYIISRLIYLIQRSLLRQGIQDVILHSSLQVMTPFVIFIMAEIVQASGVIAVVVSGVMAIQQEPLFRGQFSEIKIVTNKLWDIIIYLLNGIVFVVLGTTLPYAMRGAIINPTINNALLILYVIIVWLILMIIRTLWTYAYMWYNYFKVKDDIQLKPKFSVAILTGLTGVRGAVTMAMVLSIPFFLPDGAVFQERYLIIFLASGVILASLLVAVITLPIFTKQKKRLILSGDEGTQEPIDDSNNSSQLPEIEARKLMTKRAIQSLQQELNNENQLIINDILQDFDKQLRFLYLDDNHTSNTVYYELESDYRCQAADFETNKVMEILPQLALPKKIEQNYLKMLEYKRHAHSSNVKIIVQRSLYKAQKKIKRLVYQTFLKRQPEKSQLDNIKKITLLEVKSSEATLDMLNDCQNNLDRVDKYFTVKYNILNQLMMEYTSKIHRIQHYHLIQEASYQKIYRDYFLRALDEERGMIQKLLEQGRISNTMANQLRQGINYSETSFLQTNIED; from the coding sequence ATGGCAGTATTAGAAGCCACTATTTTACTTATTATACTCGTTATTCTATCTAATATTATCAGTCACTATCTTGTGGCAATTCCTACTGCATTAATCGAAATAGCTGTTGGTGTTATTGCCGCGTTATTTTTACATTTAGATATAGAATTACAAACTGATTGGTTTATGTTATTATTTGTTGCACCACTTTTATACAACGATGCCAAGCATTTTCCCAAGAAAGAATTATGGGAACTACGAACTCCGATTTTTGCTAATGCTATTTTACTCGTCTTCCTTACTACAATTGCGGGAGGATTATTAATTAATTTATTTATCCCACAAGTAAGCTTGTCATTAGCCTTTGCTTTGGCAGCAGTCTTATCCCCAACCGATCCAGTAGCAGTTCAAGGTATTGCTGAACAAGTAAAACTTCCTAAACGAATTTTAACTTTAATCAGTGGGGAGAGTTTGATTAATGATGCAAGCGGATTAATTGCATTTAAATATGCACTGGCGGCTTTTCTAACTGGCTCTTTCTCATTAAGACAAGCCACTGGTGACTTTATTTATATGACTTTAATTGGTATACTGATTGGCTATATCATCAGTCGATTAATTTATTTGATTCAAAGAAGTTTGTTAAGACAGGGCATTCAAGATGTTATTTTACATTCGTCTCTTCAAGTAATGACGCCTTTTGTTATTTTTATTATGGCAGAAATTGTTCAGGCATCAGGAGTTATTGCAGTAGTCGTTTCAGGTGTTATGGCAATTCAGCAAGAGCCATTATTTAGAGGACAATTTTCTGAAATAAAAATTGTAACCAATAAATTATGGGACATTATTATTTACTTGCTAAATGGTATTGTTTTTGTTGTATTAGGCACAACTCTTCCCTATGCTATGCGTGGAGCCATTATTAATCCTACTATTAATAATGCTTTATTAATCCTATATGTTATAATCGTGTGGCTCATACTGATGATAATAAGAACATTATGGACGTATGCTTACATGTGGTATAATTACTTTAAAGTAAAAGATGATATCCAACTTAAACCCAAATTCTCTGTTGCTATTTTAACGGGATTAACTGGTGTGAGAGGAGCTGTCACTATGGCGATGGTTTTATCTATTCCATTCTTTTTGCCAGATGGTGCTGTATTCCAAGAACGATATCTGATTATCTTTTTAGCTAGTGGCGTTATTTTAGCAAGTTTACTAGTTGCTGTGATTACATTGCCTATTTTCACAAAACAGAAAAAGCGATTGATCTTATCCGGGGATGAAGGAACACAAGAACCTATTGATGACTCAAATAATTCATCTCAACTACCTGAAATAGAAGCTAGAAAATTGATGACTAAGCGAGCCATTCAATCCTTACAACAAGAGCTAAATAATGAAAATCAATTAATTATTAACGATATTTTACAAGATTTTGATAAGCAATTACGTTTCTTATACTTAGATGATAATCACACATCTAACACTGTTTATTATGAATTAGAATCAGATTATAGATGCCAAGCAGCAGATTTTGAAACAAATAAAGTAATGGAGATATTACCTCAATTAGCATTACCTAAAAAAATTGAACAAAACTATTTAAAAATGCTTGAATACAAACGACATGCCCATTCAAGTAATGTTAAAATCATCGTACAACGCTCTTTATATAAAGCTCAGAAAAAAATCAAAAGACTTGTATATCAAACTTTTTTAAAACGACAACCTGAAAAATCTCAATTAGATAATATTAAAAAAATTACCTTATTAGAAGTTAAAAGTTCTGAAGCAACTTTGGATATGTTAAATGATTGTCAAAATAACTTAGATAGAGTAGATAAATATTTTACAGTAAAGTATAATATTTTAAACCAACTTATGATGGAATATACAAGTAAGATACATCGTATTCAGCATTATCATCTTATTCAAGAAGCATCTTATCAAAAGATATACAGAGATTATTTTTTAAGGGCTCTTGATGAAGAAAGAGGTATGATTCAAAAGCTTCTTGAACAAGGGCGAATTTCTAATACTATGGCAAATCAACTACGCCAAGGAATTAATTACAGTGAAACATCCTTTCTACAAACAAATATTGAAGATTAA
- a CDS encoding ABC transporter ATP-binding protein, with the protein MLEINNVTKTFGTGDSLFQALKGVSLSVKEGEFVGIMGPSGSGKSTLLNLIGTIDHPSSGTVTIDGERASNLNQEDLAKFRRNQLGFVFQGFNLMPTLTVAENIVLPLTLDGEKVSVMTKKLNDISEVLGIESLLNKRISNISGGQAQRVAIARSMIHEPKLLLADEPTGNLDTKSSKDVMRLLSELNTSLNSTILMVTHDAFAASYCQRIVFIKDGELSDEIIRHSSQSEFYDDILFSLKQLEGEADDF; encoded by the coding sequence ATGTTAGAAATAAATAACGTAACAAAAACGTTTGGTACAGGAGATTCATTATTTCAAGCACTAAAGGGAGTGAGCCTCAGTGTAAAAGAGGGTGAATTTGTTGGTATTATGGGCCCTTCTGGAAGTGGTAAATCAACTCTTCTAAATCTAATTGGTACAATAGATCATCCTTCATCAGGAACCGTAACAATTGATGGTGAACGAGCATCAAATTTAAATCAAGAGGATTTAGCAAAATTTAGACGAAATCAATTAGGATTTGTATTTCAAGGATTTAACTTGATGCCTACCTTAACTGTAGCAGAAAATATTGTATTACCATTAACACTAGATGGTGAAAAAGTTAGTGTCATGACAAAAAAATTAAACGATATTTCTGAAGTATTAGGTATTGAATCATTGTTAAATAAACGAATTAGTAATATTTCTGGTGGGCAAGCACAACGTGTTGCTATTGCACGTTCAATGATTCATGAACCAAAGTTATTATTGGCAGATGAACCAACTGGAAATTTAGACACGAAATCATCAAAAGACGTTATGAGATTATTATCAGAGTTAAATACTAGCCTTAATTCCACCATTTTAATGGTGACACATGATGCTTTTGCTGCAAGTTATTGTCAGCGTATTGTTTTTATTAAAGATGGTGAATTAAGTGATGAAATTATTCGACATAGTTCTCAAAGTGAGTTTTATGATGATATTCTATTTAGTTTGAAGCAGTTGGAAGGTGAAGCAGATGACTTTTAA
- a CDS encoding ABC transporter permease, whose amino-acid sequence MTFKEFIYKNTIRNKPSYLAYFLSTLTTVMTFFTFLTFSNHPSLSESSMNQFVIVGMNLSSSIIYIFSFFYVLYSMDIFLQSRKKEFGLLLIQGMSPKQLRKMIFQENTIVGFFATVIGILAGLVFSQALLFLSKKILTIQLAFYFPLNSIVITFVAFTILFFLISLFIQFKIPKMDVQELIKSEDLGKGEVKSSKVKSIFALLFIGVGYAIALYAQGMQVFVAMIPVVLMVIIGTYFLFNQLSILAVTQLQKNKQRFWKKTNMLVYSDLGFRMKDNARSFFLVAIITTVVFAAIGSLAGLKEMTVASVNAMTYDFYLSDFDGNQERLVNNLEAVQSEMDNQDLNMTELRMKVVYVPESKYQNGYRVISTNGYNNIAKYTKNKKILDTNQSYRLNIDSNLLSGQPQTSYLKELPLPDGTSVPVNNFEVEKVVLPGFQNVYVVPKTVYSQFAKKYGIQQEIGWMGNPKDHAQQLKVATHLKEVEGLQSKPLIIESITETYTPVLFVGFFIGAIFFVSAGSFLYFRLYSDMAVDIQKFKIVYKLGLSRKEIKKTVYRQVGILFFTPIIVSSVHGLVALKAMYALFNQRLQMMAFMIIGLFLVIQIIYYLIASHFYFRKLYQEVTAE is encoded by the coding sequence ATGACTTTTAAGGAATTTATTTATAAAAATACTATTCGAAATAAACCATCATATCTGGCCTATTTTTTAAGCACGTTAACAACTGTCATGACGTTTTTTACTTTTTTAACTTTCTCCAATCATCCATCTCTTAGTGAATCGTCTATGAATCAGTTTGTTATAGTTGGCATGAATCTATCATCAAGTATTATTTATATTTTTTCATTTTTTTATGTATTATATTCTATGGATATCTTTCTCCAATCACGTAAGAAAGAATTTGGTTTGTTGTTGATTCAAGGTATGTCTCCAAAACAGTTAAGAAAGATGATTTTTCAAGAAAATACTATAGTGGGATTTTTTGCCACAGTTATTGGTATTCTAGCTGGCTTAGTATTTTCACAAGCACTATTATTTTTGAGTAAAAAGATATTAACGATTCAATTAGCTTTTTATTTTCCATTAAATTCAATTGTGATTACATTTGTCGCGTTTACTATTTTATTCTTTTTGATTTCTTTATTTATTCAATTTAAGATTCCTAAAATGGACGTTCAAGAATTGATTAAAAGTGAAGATTTAGGAAAAGGGGAAGTCAAATCATCTAAAGTAAAATCGATTTTTGCCTTATTATTTATTGGAGTTGGGTATGCGATTGCTTTGTACGCTCAGGGTATGCAGGTTTTTGTGGCTATGATACCCGTTGTATTGATGGTAATTATTGGTACTTACTTTTTATTTAATCAGTTAAGTATTCTCGCTGTCACACAATTGCAAAAAAATAAACAACGGTTTTGGAAAAAAACGAATATGCTAGTCTATTCAGATTTGGGCTTTCGGATGAAAGATAATGCACGGTCCTTTTTTTTGGTAGCAATCATCACAACTGTTGTGTTCGCTGCTATTGGCTCTTTAGCAGGGTTAAAAGAAATGACAGTTGCTTCTGTCAATGCGATGACTTATGACTTTTATTTATCAGACTTTGATGGTAATCAAGAAAGATTGGTTAATAATTTAGAGGCAGTTCAAAGTGAAATGGATAATCAAGACTTAAATATGACAGAACTTCGTATGAAAGTGGTCTATGTTCCAGAATCTAAATATCAAAATGGGTATAGAGTCATTAGTACAAATGGGTATAATAACATTGCAAAATATACTAAAAATAAAAAAATATTGGATACTAATCAGTCTTATCGATTAAATATTGATAGTAACCTATTATCAGGGCAACCTCAAACAAGCTACTTAAAAGAGTTGCCATTACCTGATGGGACAAGCGTACCTGTGAATAATTTTGAGGTGGAAAAAGTGGTTCTGCCTGGTTTTCAAAATGTATATGTAGTACCTAAAACAGTTTATAGTCAATTTGCTAAAAAATATGGGATTCAACAAGAAATTGGATGGATGGGTAATCCGAAAGATCACGCTCAACAGTTAAAGGTTGCGACACACTTAAAAGAAGTTGAAGGTCTTCAAAGTAAGCCATTAATTATTGAATCCATTACAGAAACTTATACACCTGTATTATTTGTTGGTTTTTTTATTGGTGCTATTTTCTTTGTGTCTGCTGGTAGTTTTTTATATTTTAGGTTATATAGTGATATGGCAGTAGATATTCAAAAATTTAAAATAGTTTATAAATTAGGACTTAGTCGCAAAGAAATCAAGAAGACTGTTTATAGACAAGTTGGTATTTTATTTTTTACTCCAATTATAGTATCTTCTGTTCATGGATTAGTAGCGTTAAAAGCAATGTATGCTTTATTTAATCAAAGATTACAAATGATGGCATTTATGATTATAGGTTTATTTTTAGTTATACAAATTATTTATTATTTAATCGCAAGTCATTTTTATTTTAGAAAATTATATCAAGAGGTCACTGCAGAATAG
- the proC gene encoding pyrroline-5-carboxylate reductase, which translates to MKIGIFGAGHMGGAMIKGWVRSNSISPTDILVKGGKGDTAKKLKQNIPFNITDNLEDFNQVDMIFLAVKTPIILPVINDLKNHLNKDLPIISVSAGVPISLMQEALGGSYPIAQAIPNTPVQINQGITGIVYSQSISNLDKIAIHDCLSLLGIVEEISEDKIDIFGTLAGCGPAFVDVFMEALGDAAVLHGMDRKLAYTVAAKMVSGSANLLLDSNKHPGELKDGVTSPGGTTIKGIAALEKEGFRYATISGIDTIMQSYK; encoded by the coding sequence ATGAAGATTGGTATATTTGGCGCTGGCCATATGGGAGGAGCAATGATTAAAGGGTGGGTTCGCTCAAATAGTATTTCTCCAACAGACATTCTTGTAAAAGGAGGAAAAGGTGACACAGCAAAAAAACTAAAACAAAATATTCCTTTTAACATAACTGATAATTTAGAAGATTTCAACCAAGTGGATATGATTTTTTTAGCCGTTAAAACACCTATTATTCTTCCAGTCATAAACGATTTAAAAAATCATTTAAACAAAGACCTTCCTATTATTTCAGTATCAGCTGGTGTCCCTATTTCCTTAATGCAGGAAGCTTTAGGTGGATCTTACCCTATCGCTCAAGCTATCCCCAATACACCTGTACAAATCAATCAAGGTATTACTGGTATTGTTTACTCACAGTCAATAAGTAATCTTGATAAAATCGCAATCCATGATTGTTTAAGCCTTTTAGGAATCGTAGAAGAAATTTCTGAAGATAAGATTGATATTTTTGGTACATTGGCAGGATGCGGACCAGCATTTGTTGACGTCTTTATGGAAGCTCTAGGAGATGCGGCAGTATTACATGGTATGGACAGAAAATTAGCTTATACTGTTGCTGCCAAGATGGTAAGTGGATCAGCTAATTTATTACTAGACTCTAACAAACACCCTGGTGAATTAAAAGATGGTGTAACCTCTCCTGGTGGTACAACTATTAAAGGTATCGCTGCTTTAGAAAAAGAAGGATTCAGGTATGCTACCATCTCTGGTATTGATACAATCATGCAAAGTTACAAATAG
- a CDS encoding ATP-binding cassette domain-containing protein — MELVIQDVVKTFDDKVILDEASFQFEKGKIYGLLGRNGAGKTTLFNCISKDLSIDSGTIQLEEDMETHDFSDLDVGLVHATPTLPDFMTGYEFIKFFIDMNKEKMPNVRTPDEYLAKVGIKKEDRHRLLKDYSHGMKNKVQMIATMMVQPPVLLLDEPLTSFDVVAAHEMKELILSIKKDSVVIFSTHILQLAQDLCDEIVVLHKGKLTGFDPTKIHTNSFEADIVAMLSDEEGKSQDAVVEVIGESDDE, encoded by the coding sequence ATGGAGTTAGTCATACAAGATGTTGTGAAAACATTTGATGATAAAGTGATTTTAGATGAAGCGAGTTTTCAATTTGAAAAAGGTAAAATATACGGTTTATTAGGTCGAAATGGCGCGGGAAAAACCACGCTTTTTAATTGTATTTCAAAAGATTTATCAATTGACTCAGGGACAATTCAGTTGGAAGAGGACATGGAAACACATGATTTTTCTGATCTTGATGTCGGACTAGTTCATGCTACCCCAACCCTACCAGATTTTATGACAGGTTATGAATTCATCAAGTTTTTTATTGATATGAATAAAGAAAAAATGCCCAACGTCCGCACACCAGATGAGTATTTAGCAAAAGTTGGGATAAAAAAAGAGGATCGCCATCGGTTATTGAAAGACTACTCGCATGGGATGAAAAATAAAGTTCAAATGATTGCGACGATGATGGTGCAACCACCTGTCTTATTACTGGATGAACCATTAACGAGTTTTGATGTGGTCGCAGCACATGAAATGAAAGAATTGATTTTATCAATAAAAAAAGATTCCGTTGTGATATTTTCCACTCATATTTTACAGTTAGCACAAGATTTATGTGATGAGATTGTAGTGCTTCATAAAGGCAAATTAACAGGGTTTGATCCAACTAAAATTCATACTAATAGTTTTGAAGCAGATATTGTTGCCATGTTATCTGATGAAGAGGGTAAATCTCAAGATGCAGTGGTTGAAGTGATAGGTGAGTCAGATGATGAGTGA
- the thrS gene encoding threonine--tRNA ligase codes for MIKITFPDGAVKEFESGSSTLDIAKSISNSLAKKALAGKLNGELIDLDRPIEVDGSIEIVTPDHEDALGILRHSTAHLMANAMKRLYPNIHFGVGPAIENGFYYDTDNGENVISEENLEAIEKEMMAIVKENNPIVRKEISRADALELFKEDPYKVELITDLPEDEVITVYEQGDFVDLCRGVHVPSTGRIQVFKLLSVAGAYWRGNSDNHMMQRVYGTAFFDKKALKEYIKMREEAKERDHRKLGKELDLFMLSPEVGSGLPFWLPKGATIRRTIERYITDKEISLGYQHVYTPIMANVEFYKTSGHWDHYHEDMFPPMDMGDGEMLVLRPMNCPHHMMVYKNDVHSYRELPIRIAELGMMHRYEKSGALSGLQRVREMTLNDGHTFVRPDQIKDEFKRTLELMVAVYEDFNITDYRFRLSYRDPENTEKYFDDDDMWEKAQTMLKEAIDELGLEYFEAEGEAAFYGPKLDVQVKTALGMEETLSTIQLDFLLPERFDLTYVGQDGENTHRPVVIHRGIVSTMERFVAYLTEVYKGAFPTWLAPVQGTIIPVNLDLHSDYAFEIKEQLNSLGLRFEVDDRNEKMGYKIRESQTQKIPYQIVVGDKELDNGEVNVRKYGSKETETVKLPLFVESVVAEVKNYSK; via the coding sequence ATGATTAAGATTACTTTTCCAGATGGCGCTGTCAAAGAATTTGAGAGTGGCTCATCAACATTAGATATTGCAAAAAGCATAAGCAATTCTTTAGCAAAAAAAGCCTTAGCAGGTAAATTAAATGGCGAGTTGATTGATTTAGACCGACCAATCGAAGTGGATGGGTCAATTGAAATCGTGACACCAGACCATGAAGATGCGTTAGGAATTTTACGTCACTCAACAGCTCACTTAATGGCAAACGCGATGAAACGCTTGTATCCAAACATCCACTTTGGTGTAGGTCCAGCGATTGAAAATGGGTTTTACTATGACACTGATAATGGTGAAAATGTTATCTCTGAAGAAAACTTAGAAGCGATTGAAAAAGAGATGATGGCGATTGTAAAAGAAAATAACCCAATCGTTCGCAAAGAAATTTCTCGTGCCGATGCTTTAGAGTTGTTTAAAGAAGATCCATATAAAGTGGAATTAATTACTGACTTACCAGAAGACGAAGTGATTACTGTTTATGAGCAAGGTGACTTTGTTGACTTATGTCGTGGGGTGCATGTGCCATCTACAGGACGTATTCAAGTCTTCAAATTATTATCTGTTGCTGGAGCGTACTGGAGAGGAAACTCTGATAACCATATGATGCAACGTGTTTACGGAACTGCATTTTTCGATAAAAAAGCATTAAAAGAATACATCAAAATGCGTGAAGAAGCGAAAGAACGTGACCATAGAAAACTTGGTAAAGAATTAGACTTATTTATGTTAAGTCCTGAAGTTGGTTCTGGTTTACCATTCTGGTTACCAAAAGGTGCGACAATTCGTCGTACAATCGAACGCTATATCACTGATAAAGAAATTAGCTTAGGGTACCAACATGTTTACACACCAATTATGGCAAATGTTGAATTTTACAAAACTTCTGGTCACTGGGATCATTACCATGAAGACATGTTCCCACCAATGGACATGGGAGATGGCGAAATGTTAGTATTACGTCCAATGAACTGCCCACATCATATGATGGTTTATAAAAATGATGTTCATAGTTACCGTGAATTACCAATTCGTATTGCTGAACTTGGTATGATGCACCGTTATGAAAAATCAGGTGCGTTATCAGGATTACAACGTGTGCGTGAAATGACATTAAATGATGGGCATACATTTGTTCGTCCAGATCAAATCAAAGATGAATTCAAACGTACATTAGAATTAATGGTTGCCGTTTATGAAGATTTCAATATTACAGATTATCGTTTCCGTTTAAGTTACAGAGACCCAGAAAATACCGAAAAATACTTTGATGATGATGACATGTGGGAAAAAGCTCAAACAATGCTGAAAGAAGCCATTGATGAATTAGGCTTAGAATACTTTGAAGCAGAAGGTGAAGCAGCATTCTACGGACCTAAACTTGACGTGCAAGTAAAAACTGCCTTAGGTATGGAAGAAACATTGTCAACTATCCAGTTAGACTTCTTATTACCAGAACGTTTTGACTTAACTTATGTTGGGCAAGATGGCGAAAATACTCACCGTCCAGTTGTCATCCATCGTGGTATCGTATCGACAATGGAACGTTTTGTGGCTTACTTAACTGAAGTGTATAAAGGAGCCTTCCCAACTTGGTTAGCACCAGTTCAAGGAACAATCATTCCAGTTAACTTAGACTTACATAGTGATTATGCTTTTGAGATCAAAGAGCAATTAAATAGTTTAGGATTACGTTTTGAAGTGGACGATCGTAACGAAAAAATGGGTTACAAGATTCGTGAATCACAAACTCAAAAAATTCCATATCAAATCGTTGTGGGAGATAAAGAGTTAGATAACGGTGAAGTCAATGTCCGTAAATA